One window of the Dermacentor andersoni chromosome 10, qqDerAnde1_hic_scaffold, whole genome shotgun sequence genome contains the following:
- the LOC126545108 gene encoding aspartate dehydrogenase domain-containing protein-like produces the protein MQRRRVGIVGFGQLGQFLAAEVQRRPESLELAFVWSRGRVVHGLPPHLVLEDLALAATRHPDLVVEVAHPSLVRTHGEQLLRHCDLLVGSPTAFAEPDVEARLRAAASRHALFVPCGALWGLHDIRALADRGQLAELTVTMTKHPSALRLADAEMRVRCDRAALGAQAVTLYDGPVRCLCPMAPNNVNSMAAAALAAHTLGFDGVRGRLVADPGMADYHSLELDVVGPSEPDGRAFRVRTLRMNPADRGAVTASATYGAFLGSMLEAAKGRGPGVHFC, from the exons ATGCAGCGTCGTCGCGTGGGCATCGTGGGCTTCGGCCAGCTGGGCCAGTTCCTGGCCGCCGAGGTGCAGCGCCGGCCGGAGTCGCTCGAGCTCGCCTTCGTGTGGAGCCGGGGCCGCGTGGTGCACGGGCTGCCGCCGCACCTGGTGCTCGAGGACCTGGCGCTGGCCGCTACCCGACACCCGGACCTGGTGGTCGAG GTGGCCCACCCTTCCCTGGTTCGCACTCATGGCGAGCAGCTTCTGCGCCACTGCGACCTGCTGGTTGGTTCGCCCACGGCGTTCGCCGAGCCGGACGTCGAGGCGCGACTGCGCGCGGCGGCTAGTCGCCACGCGCTGTTCGTGCCGTGCGGCGCGCTGTGGGGTCTGCACGACATCCGGGCACTGGCAGACCGCGGCCAGCTGGCTGAGCTGACGGTCACCATGACCAAGCATCCGTCGGCGCTGAGACTGGCCGACGCCGAGATGCGCGTCCGGTGCGACCGAGCGGCCCTCGGAGCGCAGGCCGTCACGCTCTACGACG GGCCCGTGCGCTGCCTCTGTCCAATGGCGCCCAACAACGTGAACAGCATGGCGGCCGCGGCGCTCGCGGCGCACACGCTGGGATTCGACGGCGTCCGGGGCCGGCTGGTGGCCGACCCGGGCATGGCCGACTACCACAGCCTCGAGCTGGACGTGGTGGGGCCCAGCGAGCCGGACGGGCGGGCCTTCCGCGTCCGCACGCTGCGTATGAACCCCGCCGACCGAGGGGCAGTCACGGCGAGCGCCACCTACGGCGCCTTCCTGGGAAGCATGCTCG AGGCCGCCAAGGGTCGCGGACCAGGAGTTCACTTCTGCTGA
- the LOC126543712 gene encoding uncharacterized protein isoform X1 — protein sequence MCCHTNHEPCFAATTMNCTRGQSYSNRWCDQEEEVSGMRHAWLAAAAVWLAAALPDQEDDRALQPGVPCDEWDASTGTCFFRRQVGDTVTLWLRSAGTGVGRVAWRRRYRALDGSSFHGGGDAVVELRPDTAPWNVAIGAGELRISPITDSDLEPNSWEAMAGPLGNLSFRLELLPVDLGPVFRGDQLTINLEHYLTLPLESLHFRWDWDYQPLATNMRVSRSGRSLRITGLRRSQGGLLACSVYSSTGLLVARRRFRLREPIEEPLPELQSPFQLQQTGGRVKRGVVESDTTDSQLLAPCTRHTQCGLHASCRTRYCVCGAGYVGNGLFCWESAAAAAAGGG from the exons ATGTGCTGCCATACAAATCACGAGCCATGTTTTGCGGCAACAACAATGAACTGTACGAGGGGGCAAAGCTACAGCAACAGATGGTGTGATCAAGAAGAAGAAGTGTCGGGCATGCGGCATGCCTGgctggccgccgccgccgtgtgGCTTGCCGCGGCGCTGCCCGACCAGGAGGACGACAGGGCGCTGCAGCCAGGCGTCCCCTGCGACGAGTGGGACGCGTCCACGGGCACCTGCTTCTTTCGGCGACAG GTGGGCGACACGGTGACATTGTGGCTGCGCAGTGCTGGTACCGGCGTGGGTCGTGTCGCGTGGCGACGGCGGTACCGCGCGCTGGACGGGTCGTCGTTCCACGGCGGCGGAGACGCTGTGGTTGAGCTGCGGCCGGACACGGCCCCGTGGAACGTAGCCATCGGCGCCGGTGAGCTGCGCATTTCGCCCATCACCGACTCGGACCTGGAACCCAACAGCTGGGAGGCCATGGCGGGACCCCTGGGCAACCTCAGCTTCCGCCTCGAGCTACTGCCCGTAGACTTGGGGCCCGTGTTTCGCGGCGACCAGCTCACCATCAACCTCGAGCACTACCTCACGCTGCCGCTCGAGTCACTGCACTTCCGCTGGGACTGGGATTACCAGCCACTAGCCACCAACATGCGG GTGAGCCGGTCAGGCCGCTCGCTGCGCATCACGGGCCTGCGGCGAAGCCAGGGCGGCCTGCTCGCGTGCTCCGTGTACTCGTCAACGGGCCTTTTAGTGGCACGGCGCCGCTTCAGGCTGCGCGAACCCATCGAGGAGCCCTTGCCCGAACTGCAGAGCCCGTTCCAGTTGCAACAAACAGGCGGTCGAGTCAAGCGCGGCGTAGTCGAATCAGACACCACCGACAGCCAGCTGCTGGCGCCCTGCACAAGACACACGCAGTGTGGACTGCACGCCTCATGTCGTACGCGCTACTGCGTATGCGGCGCCGGATACGTTGGCAATGGGCTCTTCTGTTGGGAGTccgccgctgctgcagcagcaggcgGCGGCTAG
- the LOC126543712 gene encoding uncharacterized protein isoform X2, which yields MPGWPPPPCGLPRRCPTRRTTGRCSQASPATSGTRPRAPASFGDSAGTGVGRVAWRRRYRALDGSSFHGGGDAVVELRPDTAPWNVAIGAGELRISPITDSDLEPNSWEAMAGPLGNLSFRLELLPVDLGPVFRGDQLTINLEHYLTLPLESLHFRWDWDYQPLATNMRVSRSGRSLRITGLRRSQGGLLACSVYSSTGLLVARRRFRLREPIEEPLPELQSPFQLQQTGGRVKRGVVESDTTDSQLLAPCTRHTQCGLHASCRTRYCVCGAGYVGNGLFCWESAAAAAAGGG from the exons ATGCCTGgctggccgccgccgccgtgtgGCTTGCCGCGGCGCTGCCCGACCAGGAGGACGACAGGGCGCTGCAGCCAGGCGTCCCCTGCGACGAGTGGGACGCGTCCACGGGCACCTGCTTCTTTCGGCGACAG TGCTGGTACCGGCGTGGGTCGTGTCGCGTGGCGACGGCGGTACCGCGCGCTGGACGGGTCGTCGTTCCACGGCGGCGGAGACGCTGTGGTTGAGCTGCGGCCGGACACGGCCCCGTGGAACGTAGCCATCGGCGCCGGTGAGCTGCGCATTTCGCCCATCACCGACTCGGACCTGGAACCCAACAGCTGGGAGGCCATGGCGGGACCCCTGGGCAACCTCAGCTTCCGCCTCGAGCTACTGCCCGTAGACTTGGGGCCCGTGTTTCGCGGCGACCAGCTCACCATCAACCTCGAGCACTACCTCACGCTGCCGCTCGAGTCACTGCACTTCCGCTGGGACTGGGATTACCAGCCACTAGCCACCAACATGCGG GTGAGCCGGTCAGGCCGCTCGCTGCGCATCACGGGCCTGCGGCGAAGCCAGGGCGGCCTGCTCGCGTGCTCCGTGTACTCGTCAACGGGCCTTTTAGTGGCACGGCGCCGCTTCAGGCTGCGCGAACCCATCGAGGAGCCCTTGCCCGAACTGCAGAGCCCGTTCCAGTTGCAACAAACAGGCGGTCGAGTCAAGCGCGGCGTAGTCGAATCAGACACCACCGACAGCCAGCTGCTGGCGCCCTGCACAAGACACACGCAGTGTGGACTGCACGCCTCATGTCGTACGCGCTACTGCGTATGCGGCGCCGGATACGTTGGCAATGGGCTCTTCTGTTGGGAGTccgccgctgctgcagcagcaggcgGCGGCTAG